In Blastopirellula marina, a single genomic region encodes these proteins:
- a CDS encoding DUF1593 domain-containing protein — protein MRSVALSLLCIWLVAVAASPVLAQQPPRPRLLVLTDIGGDPDDQQSMVRLMVYVNQFRIEGLVASASGTPGELKEAITQPQLIREIVEAYGQVRTNLAKHEANWPEAKQLLACIKSGNPQRGRKHIGDKHDTEGSRFLIERIDAGTQDDPLHIAIWGGQTDLAQALYRVQHDRTPAQYEAFVHKFRVYDIADQDGIADWMHGEFPGLFYILSKAPQGEDRRQATFRGMYLTGDISLTSREWIDQNIRSQGPLGKLYPTKTWTSPNPHGCLKEGDTPSWFFFLPAGGNQPSDPAKPGWGGQYQLAEDGWYRDIPSSSGDPRESVSRHRPDFQQDFARRMAWCND, from the coding sequence ATGCGAAGCGTTGCTCTTAGCCTGCTGTGCATTTGGCTCGTTGCCGTCGCCGCAAGTCCGGTTCTTGCCCAGCAACCGCCCCGTCCGCGGCTCTTGGTGCTAACCGACATCGGGGGCGATCCCGACGACCAGCAGTCGATGGTTCGCTTGATGGTGTACGTGAATCAGTTTCGCATCGAAGGTCTCGTCGCATCCGCTTCCGGGACGCCAGGCGAACTGAAAGAAGCGATCACCCAGCCGCAGCTCATCCGCGAAATCGTCGAAGCCTACGGCCAGGTCCGCACGAATCTTGCTAAGCACGAAGCCAACTGGCCGGAAGCGAAACAACTGCTCGCCTGCATCAAGTCTGGCAATCCGCAGCGAGGGCGCAAGCATATCGGCGATAAGCACGACACCGAAGGTTCACGGTTTCTGATCGAGAGGATCGATGCCGGCACCCAGGACGATCCCCTCCACATCGCCATCTGGGGAGGCCAAACCGATCTCGCCCAGGCACTCTATCGCGTCCAGCACGATCGCACCCCGGCCCAGTACGAAGCGTTCGTCCACAAGTTCCGCGTCTACGACATCGCCGATCAGGATGGCATCGCCGATTGGATGCACGGCGAGTTCCCCGGCCTGTTCTACATCCTCAGCAAAGCCCCCCAGGGAGAAGACCGCCGCCAGGCAACCTTTCGCGGGATGTACCTGACCGGCGACATTTCGCTGACCAGCCGCGAGTGGATCGACCAGAACATCCGCTCGCAGGGACCGCTCGGCAAGCTCTATCCCACCAAGACCTGGACCAGCCCCAATCCGCACGGCTGCTTGAAGGAAGGGGACACGCCGTCGTGGTTCTTTTTCCTGCCGGCCGGCGGCAACCAGCCCAGCGATCCGGCCAAGCCCGGCTGGGGCGGCCAATACCAATTGGCGGAAGATGGCTGGTACCGCGATATCCCCAGTAGCAGTGGCGACCCGCGCGAGTCGGTCTCGCGCCACCGGCCTGACTTCCAACAGGATTTTGCCCGGCGAATGGCCTGGTGCAACGATTAG